The Thalassotalea sp. HSM 43 genome window below encodes:
- a CDS encoding MFS transporter, translated as MSTTKLSFNEKAGYALGDVASNFYWRVFDVFLFIFYTDVFGLPAATVGTMMLVTRLIDAFSDPIMGAIADRTQTRWGKFKPYLLWGILPIAAAGVLTFTVPDVSDSGKVVWAYATYIFMMLAYTFINVPYGALLGVITDDSKDRTSLTSFRFIGAFSGGSLVAYITPELVIMLGAGDEALGWQLTMALYGVIAAILFWFTFRSCRERIAPPQNQQSSVWQDIRDLGSNKPWLVLFALALIIMMTISLRASTGTFYFKYFVEREDLIGSFSMVYLLALACGAAATPFMCRYLDKKVLLLILMTLVSAFSMAFYFIPKDAIGLMYACQIIIGFCLGPKSPLVFSMYADSADYSEWKNGRRATAMIFSAAAFSQKLGGALAGALIGYLLASLGYVANQQQSSESQAGIVLLMTVIPGVFALLSVLLIKIYPLTEKRLTDIQQQLKTRKANDNNPMDNNNPPIPLAGEGNQHG; from the coding sequence TTGAGTACCACAAAATTATCCTTCAATGAAAAAGCCGGATATGCGTTAGGCGATGTAGCTTCCAATTTCTATTGGCGCGTATTCGATGTATTCCTCTTTATTTTTTATACCGATGTGTTTGGTTTGCCGGCAGCAACTGTGGGCACCATGATGTTGGTTACCCGCTTAATTGATGCCTTTTCTGACCCTATCATGGGCGCAATCGCCGATAGGACGCAAACACGCTGGGGGAAATTTAAACCGTATTTGCTGTGGGGCATCTTACCTATCGCTGCAGCCGGGGTATTAACCTTCACCGTTCCTGATGTCTCAGATTCAGGTAAAGTGGTTTGGGCGTATGCAACGTATATATTCATGATGTTAGCCTATACCTTTATTAACGTTCCTTATGGTGCGTTACTTGGTGTTATCACCGATGACAGTAAAGACAGAACATCGTTGACAAGTTTTCGTTTTATCGGTGCGTTTTCTGGTGGTTCTTTAGTTGCTTATATCACCCCAGAGTTGGTGATTATGTTAGGCGCTGGTGATGAGGCCCTGGGCTGGCAATTAACGATGGCGTTATACGGTGTCATCGCCGCAATATTATTTTGGTTCACATTTCGCAGTTGTCGTGAGCGCATAGCACCACCGCAGAACCAACAAAGCAGTGTCTGGCAAGATATTCGCGATCTGGGTTCAAACAAGCCTTGGCTGGTGTTGTTTGCTTTGGCGCTTATCATCATGATGACCATTTCATTACGAGCCAGCACCGGTACCTTTTACTTTAAGTATTTTGTCGAACGAGAAGATCTGATCGGTAGCTTTTCTATGGTTTACCTATTGGCATTGGCCTGCGGGGCGGCTGCGACACCCTTTATGTGCCGCTATCTTGATAAAAAAGTGTTGTTGTTGATTTTAATGACCTTAGTCAGCGCATTTTCGATGGCTTTCTATTTTATTCCAAAAGACGCCATCGGCCTGATGTATGCGTGCCAGATTATTATTGGTTTTTGTTTGGGGCCTAAATCGCCATTGGTGTTTTCAATGTATGCCGATTCAGCAGATTATTCTGAATGGAAAAACGGCCGTCGTGCAACGGCGATGATATTTTCTGCTGCGGCATTTTCACAAAAACTCGGCGGCGCTTTGGCGGGGGCGCTAATTGGTTATCTACTGGCATCCCTTGGCTACGTCGCCAATCAACAGCAAAGCAGTGAATCGCAAGCCGGTATTGTGTTGCTGATGACGGTGATCCCCGGAGTATTTGCCTTATTGTCGGTGCTATTAATCAAAATTTACCCACTCACAGAAAAGCGGCTAACGGATATCCAGCAACAACTAAAAACGAGAAAGGCGAACGACAATAACCCGATGGACAATAATAACCCCCCAATTCCCCTAGCTGGAGAAGGCAATCAACATGGCTAA
- a CDS encoding TonB-dependent receptor has translation MKSYKFNKTKLASSLSLILGASVVLPAHGEEESAVEEDVEVIEVTGIRGSLTKAMDIKRSSSGIVDAINAEDIGKFPDSNLAESLQRISGVAIDRDNGEGSQVTVRGFGPDRNLVLLNGRQMPTTTGGRSFDFDNIASELVSGAEVYKTSEASIATGGIGATINILTHRPLNKPGMTATFAVKGMDDSSADDGDITPEMSGLYSNTFMDDKFGISISGSYSERESGNQQAMVGTGWRTFPARINQDWSGSNAGWGGVPYENQVNRPDPAGDANYSVPQTTIYRFEEQQRERINGQLVLQYAPNDNMTFTLDYTHMSNEVDRQFNEVSAWFTFAPSENVWTDGDVSSPLFYEEDYAANGIGNQDLSMATGDSATKAESDSIGFNFAWQVNDSLWLEVDHHSSDAEETPNSPYGSSNTLSTAAFIREQAATDFTRDLPILAVRGSSTVTKADYLVTGSFFRNDDNRAEIDQTQFNGKLELDEFGSIDFGASYMKAEKHNRAVQVQRNDWGGVGAAGDLADIAGATEGVHSKFDDVDGGDFKDHPDGPDDYEIVDYYFAWDFDDLRSYAEANYTPDNLSGLVGDCGTQFCASTDYAADTDRFVEEEVTAFYLQWNYEGEIGDMPYDIHIGVRYEETEVDSKSVVPVYDGANWEGDTEIVLQQSGQEALSRSGEYDHTLPNINFNLEVTEEIIFRAAYSETIGRPWYGDIQGGTTVGTQFNKGGASGSSGNPSLEPLESDNYDLSLEWYYDESSYAAIGYFRKDVTNWITNGQIRENLFNIDNPVDGPKYNEAVAAVGGDAGQQRQWIYDNYGDRPEVYMQDGKLIIEGVEEDNEVEFLINVPVNDSVENEFDGFEFAVQHVFWDTGFGMFANYTMVDAGDDYDNRIITGGDYDNTDVYGSNDQVQEGISDTANLVLFYENYGISARLAYNWRDDYLESKGNDTGANPTFVEEYEQIDFNVSYEFANIEGLAVFFEGINITDEYRRKHGRSKYQVMNVAQQGARYSLGARYTF, from the coding sequence ATGAAGTCTTACAAGTTCAACAAAACAAAGTTGGCCTCTAGCCTTTCTTTGATTTTGGGTGCTTCTGTTGTACTTCCTGCACATGGGGAAGAAGAATCAGCCGTCGAGGAAGACGTAGAGGTTATTGAGGTCACGGGTATACGTGGCTCACTAACCAAAGCAATGGATATCAAGCGCTCTAGCTCTGGTATCGTTGACGCCATCAATGCCGAGGATATCGGTAAGTTCCCAGACTCTAACCTAGCAGAATCGTTACAACGTATCTCTGGTGTTGCTATTGACCGTGACAACGGTGAAGGTAGCCAAGTTACTGTTCGTGGTTTTGGTCCGGATCGTAACCTAGTGTTACTAAATGGTCGTCAAATGCCAACTACGACCGGTGGTCGTTCATTTGATTTTGATAACATCGCGTCTGAGCTTGTATCTGGTGCTGAAGTATACAAAACAAGTGAAGCATCTATTGCAACCGGTGGTATCGGTGCAACCATTAACATCCTAACTCACCGTCCATTAAACAAGCCTGGTATGACGGCGACGTTCGCGGTTAAAGGTATGGATGATTCGTCTGCAGATGATGGTGATATCACACCAGAAATGTCAGGTTTGTATTCAAACACCTTTATGGATGACAAGTTTGGTATTTCAATCTCTGGTAGCTATTCAGAGCGTGAAAGTGGTAACCAACAAGCAATGGTTGGTACCGGCTGGCGTACATTCCCAGCACGTATTAACCAAGATTGGAGTGGCTCAAACGCTGGTTGGGGTGGTGTTCCATACGAGAACCAAGTAAACCGTCCAGATCCAGCTGGTGATGCAAACTACTCTGTACCACAAACAACAATTTATCGTTTTGAAGAACAACAACGTGAGCGTATTAACGGTCAGTTGGTGTTGCAATACGCACCAAACGATAACATGACATTTACCCTTGATTACACTCATATGAGCAACGAAGTTGATCGTCAGTTCAATGAGGTATCAGCTTGGTTTACATTCGCTCCTTCTGAGAACGTTTGGACCGATGGCGACGTATCTTCACCGTTATTCTATGAAGAAGATTACGCAGCTAACGGTATCGGTAACCAAGATTTATCAATGGCGACCGGTGACTCTGCAACCAAAGCTGAATCTGATTCAATCGGTTTTAACTTTGCATGGCAAGTTAACGACAGCTTATGGTTAGAAGTGGATCACCACTCGTCTGACGCTGAAGAAACGCCAAACAGCCCATACGGTAGCTCAAATACCTTATCAACTGCGGCATTTATACGTGAACAAGCGGCAACTGACTTTACTCGCGACCTTCCTATCTTGGCGGTACGTGGTTCAAGTACAGTAACGAAAGCCGATTACCTTGTTACCGGTTCATTCTTCCGTAACGATGATAACCGCGCAGAAATCGATCAAACCCAATTTAACGGTAAGTTAGAGCTTGACGAGTTTGGTAGCATTGATTTTGGTGCGAGCTACATGAAAGCTGAAAAACACAACCGCGCCGTTCAAGTTCAACGTAACGACTGGGGTGGTGTAGGTGCTGCTGGTGACTTAGCGGATATCGCAGGTGCCACTGAAGGTGTACACAGCAAGTTTGATGACGTAGACGGTGGTGACTTTAAAGATCATCCTGACGGTCCTGACGATTATGAAATCGTTGACTACTACTTTGCTTGGGATTTCGATGACCTACGTAGTTATGCTGAAGCAAACTACACGCCTGACAACCTAAGTGGCCTAGTTGGTGATTGTGGTACTCAATTCTGTGCCTCAACAGATTATGCGGCCGATACTGACCGTTTCGTTGAAGAAGAAGTAACCGCATTCTACCTACAATGGAACTACGAAGGTGAAATCGGCGATATGCCATACGATATTCACATCGGTGTTCGTTACGAAGAAACTGAAGTTGACTCGAAATCTGTAGTACCAGTATACGATGGTGCTAATTGGGAAGGTGATACCGAGATTGTACTACAACAATCTGGTCAAGAAGCACTTAGCCGTTCTGGTGAGTACGATCACACCTTACCGAATATCAACTTTAACCTAGAAGTTACTGAAGAGATCATCTTCCGTGCAGCCTACAGTGAAACCATTGGTCGACCTTGGTATGGCGACATTCAAGGTGGTACAACCGTTGGTACACAGTTTAACAAAGGTGGCGCAAGCGGTAGCTCGGGTAACCCTAGCTTAGAACCACTTGAATCAGATAACTATGACCTTTCACTTGAATGGTACTACGATGAGTCAAGTTATGCGGCTATCGGTTACTTCAGAAAAGACGTAACCAACTGGATCACCAATGGTCAAATAAGAGAAAACTTATTTAACATTGATAACCCAGTAGATGGTCCTAAATACAATGAAGCTGTAGCCGCTGTTGGTGGTGATGCAGGTCAGCAACGTCAATGGATTTACGACAACTACGGCGATCGCCCAGAAGTGTACATGCAAGACGGTAAACTTATCATTGAAGGTGTTGAAGAAGACAACGAAGTTGAATTCTTAATCAACGTTCCGGTAAATGATAGCGTTGAAAATGAATTTGACGGTTTCGAATTCGCTGTTCAACACGTTTTCTGGGATACCGGTTTCGGTATGTTTGCCAACTACACTATGGTTGATGCTGGTGACGATTACGACAACCGTATCATTACCGGTGGTGATTACGACAATACCGATGTATATGGTTCGAATGACCAAGTACAAGAAGGTATTTCTGATACCGCCAACCTTGTACTTTTCTATGAAAACTACGGTATTTCAGCACGTTTAGCCTATAACTGGCGTGATGATTACTTAGAAAGTAAAGGTAATGACACCGGTGCTAACCCAACATTCGTTGAAGAGTACGAGCAAATCGACTTTAACGTCAGCTATGAATTTGCCAACATTGAAGGTCTAGCGGTCTTCTTCGAAGGTATTAACATTACTGATGAATATCGTCGTAAGCACGGTCGTAGCAAGTACCAAGTAATGAACGTAGCCCAACAGGGTGCACGTTACAGCTTAGGTGCACGTTACACCTTCTAA
- a CDS encoding tryptophan halogenase family protein has product MNQSIKHIVIIGGGSAGWLSAGIIASEHKTAADNGVQITLVESPDVQTIGVGEGTWPSMRQTLKKMGISETEFVLNCDASFKQASEFRNWTHGNGDSYFHPFTMPAGYHETNIADFWQQHRQQVSFADATTSQSHICRNGLAPKQISTPEYSFNVNYGYHLDAGKFSTFLQKHCCSKLGVSHVLDHVVKINSHENGDIKSVSTRQHGDIEADLFIDCTGFKSLLLGEHYGIDFISQKHVLFNDRALAVQVPYANDNEPIASHTISTAQSCGWIWDIGLPSRRGIGHVYSSAHISDDAAAAQLREYIRPALGNKADDVALRHIKINPGYRQKFWHKNCVAIGMSAGFIEPLEASALALIELSAKMIAEQLPANRQVMDITAKRFNTKFNHRWQRIIEFLKLHYILSQRDDSQYWRDNRSAESIPEHLQELMQLWQYQSPYGYDSDHSDDLFPAASFQFVLYGMGFETQLPNRQKRHDKSDMANTFFNDNIKQTQQLMRSLGSNRELINKIKKYGFAKL; this is encoded by the coding sequence ATGAACCAATCTATTAAACATATCGTCATTATTGGCGGCGGCAGCGCCGGTTGGCTAAGTGCTGGGATTATCGCTAGTGAGCATAAAACCGCAGCTGACAATGGCGTGCAAATTACCCTAGTTGAATCACCTGATGTGCAAACCATTGGTGTTGGCGAAGGCACTTGGCCGTCGATGCGTCAGACCTTAAAAAAAATGGGAATTAGCGAGACCGAATTTGTCCTCAATTGTGACGCCAGCTTTAAGCAAGCGTCGGAATTTCGAAATTGGACACATGGCAATGGTGATAGCTACTTTCATCCTTTTACCATGCCCGCGGGTTATCATGAAACGAACATTGCCGATTTTTGGCAACAGCACCGACAGCAAGTCAGTTTTGCCGATGCCACCACCAGTCAAAGTCATATTTGTCGCAATGGCTTAGCGCCAAAACAAATTTCGACCCCTGAGTACTCGTTTAACGTCAATTACGGTTATCACCTTGATGCCGGTAAATTCTCAACCTTTTTACAAAAGCATTGTTGTAGCAAACTTGGCGTAAGTCATGTACTTGATCATGTTGTTAAAATAAACAGCCATGAAAATGGTGACATTAAGTCGGTATCAACGCGACAACATGGCGATATCGAAGCAGATTTATTTATTGATTGTACTGGCTTTAAATCCTTGTTACTTGGTGAGCATTACGGCATTGATTTTATCAGTCAAAAGCATGTGTTGTTTAACGATAGAGCCCTTGCGGTACAAGTGCCTTATGCAAACGATAACGAACCGATTGCATCACATACGATATCAACCGCGCAAAGTTGTGGCTGGATTTGGGATATCGGCCTACCGTCAAGACGCGGTATTGGCCATGTTTATTCAAGTGCGCACATCAGTGACGATGCCGCGGCTGCGCAGCTGCGCGAGTATATTCGCCCAGCGCTTGGCAATAAAGCCGACGATGTTGCCTTACGCCACATTAAGATAAACCCAGGTTATCGACAAAAATTTTGGCATAAAAACTGTGTCGCTATAGGTATGTCTGCGGGGTTTATCGAGCCTTTAGAAGCCTCCGCTCTGGCGTTAATTGAACTGTCGGCGAAGATGATTGCTGAGCAACTGCCCGCCAATAGACAGGTCATGGATATTACCGCGAAACGTTTTAATACCAAGTTCAATCATCGTTGGCAGCGCATTATTGAGTTTTTAAAACTGCACTATATCTTGTCACAACGAGACGACAGTCAATATTGGCGAGATAACCGCAGCGCAGAATCGATACCAGAGCACCTGCAAGAATTAATGCAACTGTGGCAATACCAGTCACCTTATGGTTATGATAGTGATCACAGTGATGATTTGTTCCCTGCAGCCAGCTTTCAATTTGTGTTATATGGCATGGGCTTTGAGACACAATTACCAAATAGACAAAAACGCCATGACAAAAGTGACATGGCCAATACGTTTTTTAACGACAATATAAAACAAACACAGCAATTGATGCGTTCCTTAGGAAGCAATCGAGAGCTCATTAACAAAATTAAGAAGTACGGTTTCGCCAAACTCTAA